From one Flavobacterium kingsejongi genomic stretch:
- a CDS encoding IS3 family transposase → MFGIDRQVYYRSIKRKILKQSKSEQVILMVRKIRMKMPRIGTRKLYYLLNQELRALKIGRDMFFNILKVNHLLISPKRSYHITTNSYHRFKKHKNLIENLKIIRPEQVWVSDITYIGKRSKPCYLSLVTDAYSKRIMGFNVATNLNAENSLKALQMALKSRKNSCLSLIHHSDRGIQYCSNEYQKVIRKTKNLRCSMTESYDPYQNAVAERVNGILKQEFLVDRYNDQQLNIIKLVVKESIQIYNLVRPHCSNHMLTPMQMHQQKEIEMKTYKTKNRSNHEATSV, encoded by the coding sequence TTGTTCGGGATAGACAGGCAGGTCTATTATCGTAGCATTAAAAGAAAAATCTTAAAGCAATCAAAGTCTGAACAAGTCATTCTTATGGTAAGAAAGATTAGGATGAAAATGCCTCGTATCGGTACGAGAAAGTTGTATTATTTATTAAACCAGGAGCTTAGAGCATTGAAGATTGGAAGAGATATGTTTTTTAATATCCTCAAAGTAAACCATCTGCTAATATCTCCAAAACGGAGCTATCATATTACGACTAACTCATATCATCGTTTTAAAAAACACAAGAATTTAATTGAAAACTTAAAAATAATACGTCCTGAACAGGTTTGGGTATCCGATATTACATACATCGGAAAAAGAAGTAAGCCCTGCTATTTAAGCTTAGTAACAGATGCATATTCAAAACGGATCATGGGATTTAATGTAGCTACTAATTTAAATGCCGAAAATAGTCTTAAAGCTTTACAAATGGCTCTTAAGAGCAGGAAAAATAGTTGTTTGTCGTTAATCCATCACTCAGATAGAGGTATACAATATTGTTCTAATGAATATCAAAAAGTGATACGCAAGACTAAAAACCTGCGCTGTAGCATGACTGAGTCTTATGATCCATATCAAAATGCGGTCGCTGAAAGGGTAAATGGGATATTAAAACAGGAGTTTTTAGTAGATAGGTATAATGATCAGCAACTTAATATTATTAAGTTAGTAGTTAAGGAATCTATACAGATTTATAATCTAGTAAGACCGCATTGCTCTAATCATATGCTTACTCCGATGCAAATGCATCAGCAAAAAGAAATAGAAATGAAAACCTATAAAACAAAAAACAGAAGTAACCATGAAGCTACTTCTGTCTAA